One Aneurinibacillus migulanus genomic region harbors:
- a CDS encoding cytochrome ubiquinol oxidase subunit I: MDDLQLARAMFGTTMGFHIIFATLGVGLPLMILGAEILYHWKKDRDYHIMAQRWTKGFAVLLGVAIPSGTIAGVQLSLLWPGFMEVVGKVIALPFQIEIFAFLLEALFMSIYVYAADRLSPGMRILSVSLIALGALASAVLITNVHAFEGTPAGFRIENGQVVDVDPWAGFFNPSFVVSAVHVGLSAYMTGAFAIASVAAYKMLKRRRGDREFTFHRKALMMALAIGGLFSIGTALNGHESAQYLHEYQPEKLAAAEGLFETQAYAPLAIGGFTDEATQSVKYGIEVPWALSFLAGNRFDEVVKGLNDFPREYWPPLYIHTLFNGMVAIGSLLILLSIIGFVWRHLMKREGFPRWLMWLFIASGPLAMMGIEFGWIFACTGRQPWVLYRTMLTADSVTQSENIGLLFALFVSIYLLLGIATVVVLRHYFKRHPLEKELEKRGALGS, translated from the coding sequence GTGGATGATTTACAATTAGCGCGGGCAATGTTCGGAACGACGATGGGATTTCATATTATTTTTGCGACGCTTGGAGTAGGCTTACCGCTAATGATTCTAGGAGCGGAGATTCTATACCATTGGAAAAAAGACAGAGATTATCACATTATGGCTCAGCGATGGACCAAAGGCTTTGCAGTATTATTAGGGGTGGCCATCCCTTCTGGAACAATTGCGGGCGTGCAGTTATCCTTGCTGTGGCCAGGATTTATGGAAGTGGTAGGTAAGGTTATCGCTCTGCCATTCCAGATCGAGATTTTTGCGTTTTTACTAGAAGCGCTATTCATGTCCATTTATGTATATGCGGCGGATCGCCTTTCTCCCGGAATGCGTATTCTCAGCGTTAGCTTAATTGCACTCGGAGCGTTGGCATCAGCTGTACTTATTACGAATGTCCATGCATTTGAAGGTACGCCGGCTGGATTTCGAATCGAGAACGGTCAGGTAGTCGATGTGGACCCGTGGGCGGGATTCTTTAACCCAAGCTTTGTTGTGTCGGCGGTTCACGTCGGACTTTCTGCATATATGACAGGTGCTTTCGCCATCGCTTCTGTGGCGGCGTATAAGATGCTAAAGCGTCGGAGAGGAGATAGAGAATTTACTTTTCATCGTAAAGCGTTAATGATGGCACTGGCAATCGGTGGGCTGTTTTCGATAGGTACTGCATTGAACGGACATGAGTCTGCGCAGTATCTTCATGAGTATCAGCCGGAGAAGCTAGCGGCAGCGGAAGGACTCTTTGAGACGCAGGCGTATGCACCGCTGGCGATTGGTGGCTTTACGGATGAGGCGACACAAAGCGTAAAATATGGCATTGAAGTTCCGTGGGCATTAAGCTTTTTGGCGGGCAACCGATTTGACGAGGTAGTGAAGGGGCTTAATGATTTTCCTCGAGAATATTGGCCTCCACTGTATATACACACCTTATTTAATGGGATGGTTGCCATCGGTTCGCTTTTGATTCTTTTGTCGATTATCGGTTTTGTCTGGCGTCATCTTATGAAGCGTGAAGGGTTCCCACGCTGGCTTATGTGGCTTTTCATTGCATCCGGTCCGCTGGCGATGATGGGTATTGAATTCGGTTGGATTTTTGCTTGTACTGGGCGCCAGCCATGGGTACTGTACCGAACTATGCTGACCGCTGATTCGGTCACGCAATCGGAAAATATCGGTCTGCTGTTTGCGTTATTCGTCAGCATTTATTTGTTGCTTGGAATCGCAACTGTGGTCGTATTACGCCACTATTTTAAGCGACATCCATTGGAGAAGGAGTTGGAGAAGAGAGGAGCGCTTGGTTCATGA
- a CDS encoding cytochrome d ubiquinol oxidase subunit II — translation MSNELIAIAMLWLFVFVYSVAASIDFGTGFWSMIYRNHEQSRATNIANRYLSPSWEVTNVFVVLIVIGLVCFFPGATFTLGTVLLIPGSLILLLLSIRSAFLVYSHSVEGYEKQLTIISGISGLLIPALLILVLPITQGGFIGTEKGYEELLLGKLLTSASGVSFAAFAISSTFFLSSLLLADYSRVANESEAYRLYRRDAILNGPLSFFIALVLVASMRGEAPWLYTNLLGELNILLVSAASFFIGYTALWWPGGAQTKLLGRPRIAVLCIVLQYLLASYAYGKAHLPYIVYPHVTIESAFTHPNTFRALFISYIVGFAILTPGFIFFWRMFMKDKRYLRQS, via the coding sequence ATGAGCAATGAATTGATTGCGATTGCTATGCTATGGCTGTTTGTTTTTGTATACTCAGTAGCGGCCTCGATTGATTTTGGTACTGGTTTCTGGTCGATGATATACCGTAACCACGAACAGAGCAGAGCAACCAACATCGCCAACCGATATTTGTCGCCTTCCTGGGAGGTGACTAATGTATTTGTTGTTTTAATTGTTATCGGATTGGTATGCTTTTTTCCGGGTGCCACATTTACGCTTGGCACAGTACTTCTAATTCCCGGTAGCTTGATTTTACTTTTGTTGTCCATTCGTAGTGCTTTTCTCGTATATTCTCATTCCGTAGAAGGATACGAGAAACAATTAACTATTATTTCAGGTATTAGTGGTCTGCTCATCCCTGCACTTCTTATTCTTGTACTTCCGATTACGCAGGGCGGGTTCATCGGGACAGAAAAGGGATATGAAGAGCTGTTGCTCGGAAAATTGCTGACAAGTGCCAGCGGAGTTTCATTCGCAGCCTTCGCCATTAGCAGCACATTCTTTCTCTCATCGCTTTTACTGGCAGATTATTCGCGGGTTGCGAATGAATCGGAGGCGTATCGGCTATATCGCCGTGATGCTATTCTGAACGGCCCGCTTTCCTTCTTTATTGCATTAGTGCTCGTTGCCTCTATGAGAGGCGAAGCGCCTTGGTTGTATACTAATTTACTTGGAGAACTGAACATATTGCTTGTGTCGGCTGCGTCTTTTTTTATCGGATATACAGCGTTATGGTGGCCGGGTGGGGCACAAACGAAGCTTTTGGGAAGACCACGCATCGCCGTACTTTGTATTGTCCTACAGTATCTTCTGGCCAGCTACGCATACGGTAAAGCTCATCTGCCTTATATTGTGTATCCGCATGTTACCATTGAATCGGCTTTCACCCATCCGAATACGTTTCGCGCGCTGTTCATTTCATACATTGTTGGCTTTGCGATTTTGACACCGGGTTTTATCTTTTTCTGGCGGATGTTTATGAAAGATAAGCGTTATTTGCGACAGTCCTAA
- a CDS encoding long-chain-fatty-acid--CoA ligase, whose product MSTTVGNVIEWAARNYPQKTGLVYRRKNQSWTFRELDEKVNRFADALRRRGVRKGDVVSVFLYNTSEFVITLFAAAKLGAIFNPINYRLTAYELQYILNDANSQVLVYEAALAEVVKQARKLGTQVAQFIFVDESVPNGDDSFYELVAQGDNQRPHVHVTEEDLYIMMYTSGTTGRPKGVLHKHRDMVHHNFLMMQCMGLNKNDVGLSAAPLNHTAELHTSFLPRVHVGATNVLLHSFCAAEVLKAIECEKVTHLFAAPTMVNMLLNDVAFSTYDLSSLRLLGYGGASMPPVLIRQFQQKVGADLVQMYGTTEMGPVMTVLYTDEQLERAGSAGKAILTHEVKIAHLREDGSPSHPDDECAIGEVGEIIVKGPCMMQEYYQRPEATEKALAYGWYHTGDMASYDEDGYIWIHDRLDHMIVSGAENVYPREVEDRLVEHPEILEAAVIGKPDPTWGHIVVAYIVIKPGSTATAEELDKFLLDGGRLAKYKRPREYHFVEALPKTPSGKIQKFVLEKQWKEVR is encoded by the coding sequence ATGAGTACGACGGTTGGGAATGTAATCGAGTGGGCAGCACGAAATTACCCGCAGAAGACAGGCCTGGTGTATCGAAGAAAGAACCAGAGCTGGACGTTTCGAGAGTTAGATGAGAAGGTGAATCGGTTTGCTGACGCACTTAGGCGCAGAGGCGTCCGGAAAGGGGATGTAGTATCTGTTTTTCTCTATAATACAAGTGAATTTGTCATTACCTTATTTGCTGCCGCAAAATTGGGAGCTATTTTCAATCCGATTAACTATCGATTGACTGCATATGAGCTTCAGTACATTCTGAATGATGCAAACAGCCAGGTGCTCGTATACGAAGCAGCACTCGCGGAAGTGGTAAAACAGGCTCGTAAACTGGGAACGCAGGTAGCTCAATTTATCTTTGTCGACGAATCGGTGCCGAACGGAGATGATTCTTTCTACGAACTAGTAGCACAAGGAGACAATCAGCGGCCGCATGTTCATGTAACAGAAGAGGACCTGTATATTATGATGTATACGAGTGGTACGACTGGCCGTCCAAAAGGAGTATTGCATAAGCACCGTGACATGGTGCACCACAATTTTCTAATGATGCAGTGCATGGGATTGAATAAGAATGATGTTGGGCTCTCGGCTGCACCGCTGAACCATACGGCGGAGCTGCATACATCTTTCTTACCGCGTGTACATGTAGGAGCTACTAACGTGTTGCTTCACTCCTTTTGTGCGGCGGAAGTATTGAAAGCGATCGAATGCGAGAAAGTAACCCACTTGTTTGCTGCACCTACCATGGTCAATATGTTGCTGAACGATGTGGCATTTAGCACGTACGATTTGTCTTCGCTGCGGCTGCTCGGATATGGTGGCGCATCGATGCCGCCTGTGCTCATTCGCCAATTCCAACAAAAAGTCGGTGCGGACCTAGTGCAGATGTATGGTACAACGGAGATGGGGCCGGTTATGACGGTTCTCTACACGGATGAACAGTTAGAACGGGCCGGGTCAGCAGGGAAAGCCATTCTTACACATGAAGTGAAAATTGCTCATCTGCGGGAAGACGGAAGTCCCTCCCATCCGGATGATGAATGTGCCATAGGAGAGGTGGGAGAAATTATCGTCAAAGGCCCATGCATGATGCAGGAGTATTATCAACGACCGGAAGCGACAGAAAAAGCGCTTGCATATGGTTGGTATCATACAGGCGATATGGCGTCATACGATGAAGACGGCTACATCTGGATTCACGATCGATTGGATCATATGATCGTTTCAGGTGCAGAGAATGTATATCCCAGGGAAGTAGAAGATCGGCTTGTTGAACATCCTGAAATTCTGGAGGCAGCCGTAATCGGTAAGCCTGATCCGACATGGGGCCATATTGTCGTTGCGTATATCGTCATCAAACCGGGAAGTACAGCGACCGCTGAGGAGCTGGATAAGTTTCTTTTGGACGGTGGACGGCTCGCAAAGTATAAGAGACCGCGTGAATACCATTTTGTAGAGGCATTACCGAAAACCCCTAGCGGTAAAATTCAGAAATTCGTACTTGAGAAGCAATGGAAAGAAGTGCGGTAA
- a CDS encoding PilZ domain-containing protein, translating into MEIVQFEYRGRVELGRMETAEGELLNVEVKNPESYMVGDFIGFFYGGRKFSVKIIKKGLQHICLFIPLFETNFPNNRRRWPRVRVDLSAFINDYLSEKIYEIPPDLRIRVIDLSIQGFGFISPEPLRVNHSYYLLFEVPDLAIKIKTIHSS; encoded by the coding sequence ATGGAAATTGTACAGTTCGAGTACAGAGGAAGAGTAGAACTTGGAAGGATGGAAACGGCAGAAGGTGAGCTTCTGAACGTAGAGGTGAAAAATCCGGAGTCCTATATGGTTGGAGACTTTATCGGATTTTTCTATGGGGGAAGAAAGTTCTCAGTAAAAATCATAAAAAAAGGACTGCAGCATATTTGCCTGTTTATTCCGTTGTTCGAGACGAATTTTCCGAATAACCGGAGAAGATGGCCACGCGTTCGTGTCGACTTGAGCGCTTTTATCAATGATTATTTAAGCGAGAAAATCTACGAAATCCCGCCTGATTTGCGAATACGTGTCATTGATTTGAGCATCCAGGGGTTCGGATTCATTTCACCCGAACCGTTGAGAGTAAATCATTCTTATTATTTGCTGTTTGAGGTGCCTGATTTAGCCATTAAAATAAAGACAATCCATTCGTCATGA
- a CDS encoding SH3 domain-containing protein: MELAQCIRDVHARTTEDYIETPSAPLLFKKGHFYPVFKDEANNWLTTDEEGFQHIVASGVERVLEDYWFSRHFKLL, translated from the coding sequence TTGGAACTTGCGCAATGTATCCGGGACGTTCACGCCAGAACGACCGAAGATTATATTGAAACGCCTTCTGCTCCGTTATTATTTAAGAAGGGGCATTTCTATCCTGTATTCAAAGATGAAGCTAACAATTGGCTTACTACAGATGAAGAGGGGTTTCAGCATATCGTCGCTTCGGGAGTCGAGCGTGTCCTTGAGGATTACTGGTTCTCCCGCCATTTCAAATTGCTCTGA
- a CDS encoding anaerobic C4-dicarboxylate transporter family protein, whose product MFWLEFLIVLICIFVGARLGGVGLGVMGGVGLAILTFFFHLQPTAPPIDVMLMIVAVITAAGALQAAGGMNYLVQLAEKMLRRNPSHITFMGPIVTYLFTFCAGTGHVAYSVLPVIAEVARESGVRPERPMSIAVIASQQAITASPISAATVALLGLISGYNIQLIDILMVSIPATFLGCMIGALFASRMGKDLDKDPEYLRLVEEGQVPSFNQHEEQQPVNRRAKLSVFVFLAAAFAVVLLGTFPELRPAWEVAGKIEHMAMPVAIEIVMLTAAACIILLCKVNVDDVVKGNVFIAGAQAVVGIFGIAWMGDTFFAGNMELLSGSIKGMVTAAPWLFAVALFLLSILLYSQAATVRALMPLGIALGIPASSLIAMFPAVNGYFFIPNYGTIIAAINFDRTGTTRIGKYILNHSFMIPGLVSTVSAVAIGFILVQFLF is encoded by the coding sequence ATGTTCTGGCTTGAATTCCTCATTGTACTTATTTGTATCTTCGTTGGTGCGCGTCTCGGAGGAGTTGGACTTGGAGTAATGGGGGGCGTGGGGCTCGCGATTCTAACTTTTTTCTTCCATCTACAGCCAACCGCTCCGCCGATCGATGTTATGTTGATGATTGTTGCCGTTATTACAGCAGCAGGGGCGCTTCAGGCGGCGGGCGGTATGAATTATCTCGTTCAGCTTGCTGAAAAAATGTTACGTAGGAACCCATCTCATATCACTTTTATGGGACCTATTGTAACGTACTTGTTTACATTTTGTGCAGGAACGGGACATGTAGCGTATTCTGTGTTACCGGTTATCGCTGAAGTGGCGCGTGAATCTGGTGTGCGTCCGGAACGTCCCATGTCCATCGCTGTAATCGCCTCTCAGCAAGCGATTACTGCAAGTCCGATTTCAGCAGCTACAGTAGCACTATTAGGGCTTATATCTGGATATAATATTCAGTTGATTGACATCCTAATGGTGAGTATTCCTGCGACGTTTCTAGGCTGTATGATCGGTGCGCTGTTTGCCAGTCGTATGGGCAAAGACCTGGACAAAGATCCTGAGTATTTACGTCTGGTAGAAGAAGGACAGGTCCCGTCCTTCAACCAGCATGAAGAGCAACAGCCGGTAAATCGTCGGGCCAAGCTATCCGTTTTTGTATTCCTGGCAGCTGCGTTTGCTGTAGTACTGCTCGGCACCTTCCCAGAACTGCGTCCGGCATGGGAGGTAGCAGGCAAAATCGAACATATGGCGATGCCGGTAGCGATTGAAATTGTCATGCTTACTGCTGCTGCATGCATCATTTTACTATGTAAAGTCAATGTAGATGACGTAGTGAAAGGAAACGTATTTATAGCGGGGGCGCAGGCAGTTGTCGGTATTTTCGGGATTGCTTGGATGGGCGATACATTCTTTGCCGGCAATATGGAGCTATTGAGTGGATCGATTAAGGGAATGGTTACTGCTGCACCGTGGCTGTTTGCTGTTGCGTTGTTCCTGTTATCCATCCTTTTGTATAGTCAGGCAGCGACTGTCCGTGCACTTATGCCACTTGGTATCGCGCTTGGTATTCCGGCATCATCGTTAATCGCCATGTTTCCGGCAGTCAATGGCTACTTCTTTATACCGAATTATGGTACGATAATTGCGGCGATTAATTTTGACCGCACAGGTACGACGCGCATCGGAAAGTACATACTCAATCATAGCTTTATGATACCAGGGCTTGTATCTACCGTATCTGCTGTGGCCATAGGCTTTATACTGGTTCAATTCCTTTTCTAA
- the aspA gene encoding aspartate ammonia-lyase: MGDKTYRVEKDFLGEKEVPINAYYGVQTMRAVENFPITGYRIHESLITAMAIVKKAAALANMETGQLNQRLGNAIVQAAQEIIDGKLHDQFIVDPIQGGAGTSINMNTNEVIANRGLEIIGETKGNYFQLSPNTHVNMAQSTNDAFPTAIHLATLSMLDKLLVTMQELHDAFAEKAKEFDHVVKMGRTHLQDAVPIRLGQEFEAYRRVLDRDMKRIKQSRQHLYEVNMGATAVGTGLNADPRYIKSVVKHLADISGFPIVGAEHLVDATQNTDAYTEVSAALKVCMMNMSKVANDLRLMASGPRVGLSEISLPARQPGSSIMPGKVNPVMAEVINQIAFQVIGNDNTICLASEAGQLELNVMEPVLVFNLLQSISIMNNGFRVFREYCVQGITANEEKLKEYVEKSVGVITAVNPHLGYETAARIAREAILTGKSVRELCLYYNVLTEEELDLILDPYEMTDPGISGAALLFKD; this comes from the coding sequence ATGGGAGACAAAACATATCGTGTAGAGAAAGACTTTCTTGGTGAAAAAGAAGTTCCGATTAATGCTTACTACGGTGTCCAGACGATGCGTGCCGTAGAAAACTTTCCGATTACAGGCTATCGTATTCACGAATCGCTCATCACAGCGATGGCTATCGTGAAAAAAGCGGCAGCGTTGGCCAATATGGAAACCGGTCAGCTTAATCAGCGCCTAGGAAATGCCATCGTACAGGCGGCACAGGAAATTATTGATGGTAAGCTGCATGATCAATTTATCGTAGACCCGATTCAGGGTGGTGCAGGTACATCCATCAATATGAATACGAATGAAGTGATTGCGAACCGAGGTTTAGAAATTATCGGGGAAACCAAAGGTAATTATTTTCAATTAAGCCCAAATACGCATGTTAATATGGCGCAATCAACGAACGATGCATTTCCGACAGCCATTCATCTGGCTACACTCTCCATGCTCGATAAGCTGCTCGTAACAATGCAGGAGCTACATGACGCATTCGCTGAGAAAGCGAAAGAGTTCGACCATGTAGTTAAAATGGGGCGTACCCATCTGCAGGATGCAGTTCCGATCCGTCTTGGCCAGGAATTTGAAGCATATAGGCGTGTATTGGATCGTGATATGAAGCGAATTAAACAATCGCGTCAGCATCTATACGAAGTGAACATGGGTGCGACTGCAGTAGGCACAGGATTAAATGCCGATCCTAGGTACATTAAAAGCGTCGTGAAGCATTTGGCTGACATTAGCGGCTTCCCAATTGTCGGAGCGGAGCACCTCGTTGACGCAACGCAAAATACAGATGCGTATACGGAAGTATCGGCTGCGCTGAAAGTATGCATGATGAACATGTCCAAAGTGGCGAACGACCTGCGTTTGATGGCATCCGGTCCACGTGTCGGGCTGAGCGAAATCTCGTTGCCTGCCCGCCAGCCTGGCTCCTCAATTATGCCAGGTAAAGTCAATCCGGTTATGGCCGAGGTCATTAACCAGATTGCCTTCCAGGTTATTGGTAATGACAACACCATTTGTCTGGCATCTGAAGCGGGTCAGCTTGAACTGAATGTAATGGAACCAGTCCTTGTCTTTAATCTGCTGCAATCCATTAGTATTATGAATAATGGCTTCCGCGTGTTCCGCGAATATTGCGTTCAAGGAATTACGGCGAATGAAGAGAAGCTGAAAGAATATGTAGAGAAGAGTGTAGGTGTCATTACGGCCGTCAACCCTCATCTGGGATACGAAACGGCGGCGCGTATCGCCCGCGAAGCGATTCTAACTGGCAAGTCGGTACGTGAGCTCTGCTTGTACTACAATGTATTGACAGAAGAGGAACTTGACCTGATTCTTGATCCGTATGAAATGACGGACCCGGGTATTTCTGGTGCAGCATTATTGTTTAAAGATTAG
- a CDS encoding alpha/beta-type small acid-soluble spore protein, whose translation MAQNRNKLLVPQAEQVLDQYKYEIAAEFGVQLGADTYARSNGSVGGEITKRLVKLSQQQLSGK comes from the coding sequence ATGGCACAAAACAGAAACAAATTACTTGTTCCTCAAGCAGAACAAGTGCTTGATCAATACAAATATGAAATCGCGGCTGAATTTGGTGTACAATTAGGCGCCGACACATATGCCCGTTCTAACGGTTCCGTTGGTGGTGAAATTACCAAACGTTTGGTGAAATTATCGCAACAGCAACTTAGTGGTAAGTAA
- the hemY gene encoding protoporphyrinogen oxidase, translating to MSTQAFTVAIVGGGITGLTTAYYLQKAIQEQKLPIRYVLLESSERLGGQIQTDYTNGFVIERGPDSFLARKTSAARLAKEVGLENDLVRNQTGQAYILNNDQLYPIPGGAIMGIPTKLAPFVTTSLFSPAGKLRAALDLVLPRGEQGEGDRSLGEFFRHRLGNEVVENLIEPLLSGVYAGNIDDLSLMSTFPQFYHVERKYRSLILGMRSTTPKQPKASADKKTPSAFLTFKRGLQSLVEAIEQRLDPVCIRKDTAVEKICKTDEGYELQLSNGTVMAADSVVMTTPAKTTRDTLSAYPFINLLKEMPTTSVATVALAFPETAIKQDINGTGFIVSRNANYHITACTWVHKKWPQTTPKGKVLLRCFVGRADEDAIVYQPDEEIIKAVLTDLNKIMKIEQQPEFYHITRWKQVRPQYVVGHQQRMAKLEAELHAQLPGIFLAGAPYHGAGLPDCIDQGEASVHEVLKFLHMPEAIAQ from the coding sequence ATGAGTACGCAAGCTTTTACAGTCGCGATTGTCGGTGGCGGCATCACCGGGCTGACAACCGCATATTATCTGCAGAAAGCGATTCAGGAACAAAAGCTCCCTATCAGGTATGTATTGCTGGAGTCGTCGGAACGATTGGGCGGCCAGATACAGACCGATTATACAAATGGCTTTGTCATTGAACGGGGACCGGACTCCTTTCTGGCCCGAAAAACAAGCGCAGCCCGTCTGGCAAAAGAAGTAGGCCTTGAAAACGACTTGGTACGCAATCAAACAGGACAAGCGTATATTCTCAACAACGATCAGCTGTATCCGATTCCGGGCGGTGCCATCATGGGAATTCCAACTAAGTTGGCACCCTTTGTAACAACTTCACTGTTCTCCCCGGCAGGAAAGCTTCGGGCGGCACTTGATCTCGTTTTACCTCGCGGCGAACAAGGGGAAGGAGATCGCTCTCTGGGTGAATTTTTCCGTCACCGTCTTGGCAATGAAGTAGTGGAAAATTTAATTGAGCCATTGCTGTCCGGTGTGTATGCGGGAAATATCGACGATTTGAGCCTCATGTCAACCTTTCCGCAATTCTATCATGTAGAACGAAAATACCGCAGCCTGATTCTCGGTATGCGCTCTACAACGCCAAAGCAGCCTAAGGCTTCTGCTGACAAGAAAACGCCAAGCGCGTTCCTGACTTTCAAACGCGGCCTGCAATCTCTGGTAGAAGCAATTGAACAGCGGTTAGACCCGGTCTGCATCCGTAAAGACACTGCGGTTGAGAAGATATGTAAAACAGATGAAGGATATGAACTGCAATTATCCAATGGAACTGTTATGGCTGCGGATAGCGTCGTAATGACAACACCAGCCAAAACGACACGCGACACATTATCGGCTTATCCTTTTATCAATCTTCTAAAAGAAATGCCAACCACATCCGTGGCAACCGTAGCACTTGCCTTCCCTGAAACAGCGATTAAGCAAGACATTAACGGAACAGGGTTTATTGTCTCGCGCAATGCGAACTATCATATCACAGCCTGTACATGGGTACACAAAAAATGGCCTCAAACAACACCAAAGGGAAAGGTGCTTCTGCGATGCTTCGTCGGGCGCGCCGATGAGGACGCTATTGTATATCAACCGGATGAAGAGATTATCAAGGCCGTGCTGACCGACTTGAATAAAATCATGAAAATTGAGCAACAGCCTGAGTTTTATCATATTACTCGCTGGAAACAAGTTCGTCCGCAGTACGTGGTCGGCCATCAACAGCGAATGGCAAAACTAGAGGCTGAACTACATGCCCAGTTACCTGGCATTTTTCTTGCCGGTGCTCCATATCATGGAGCCGGACTGCCCGACTGCATCGATCAAGGCGAGGCATCTGTGCATGAAGTTCTCAAGTTCTTGCATATGCCGGAGGCTATAGCACAATAA
- the hemH gene encoding ferrochelatase: MTKNRMGLLVMAYGTPRSTEEIEPYYTHIRRGRTPTPELLQELTDRYEKIGGISPLARITEEQASALETKLNHIQDEYEFKAYLGLKHIEPFIEDGIRRMNEDGIEEAVSIVLAPHYSTFSAKSYNGRALEESEKRGGPTLYSIDNWHEEPAFIRYWAERLQETYASISETEQEKTIVIFSAHSLPEKIKQMNDPYPQQIADNARMIAEMANVPHYTTAWQSAGRTPEPWLGPDVLDRMRGLHKEGYTTMVFCPIGFVSDHLEVLYDNDYECKNLADELGVHYFRPPMPNTHEMFIGALASAVLKKLEERK; the protein is encoded by the coding sequence ATGACGAAAAATCGCATGGGACTTCTCGTAATGGCTTACGGTACGCCGCGCAGCACCGAGGAAATCGAGCCATATTATACTCATATCCGCCGCGGCCGCACACCGACGCCGGAATTGCTACAAGAATTGACCGATCGTTACGAGAAAATCGGAGGGATTTCCCCACTCGCCCGCATTACGGAAGAGCAGGCCTCCGCTCTTGAAACCAAGCTCAATCACATACAGGACGAATATGAATTCAAAGCATACCTTGGCCTGAAACATATAGAGCCCTTCATTGAAGACGGTATACGGCGTATGAACGAAGACGGCATCGAAGAGGCAGTCAGTATCGTACTGGCCCCTCATTACTCGACATTCAGCGCAAAATCATATAATGGACGTGCCCTTGAAGAAAGTGAAAAACGAGGTGGACCGACTCTTTATTCTATTGATAATTGGCATGAAGAGCCGGCATTCATCCGTTACTGGGCAGAACGGCTACAGGAAACATATGCATCGATTTCAGAAACGGAACAGGAGAAGACAATTGTAATTTTCTCGGCGCATAGTCTACCAGAAAAAATTAAGCAAATGAACGATCCATATCCGCAGCAAATCGCGGACAATGCGCGCATGATTGCAGAAATGGCGAACGTGCCGCATTATACGACTGCCTGGCAAAGTGCGGGACGCACGCCTGAGCCGTGGCTTGGTCCGGATGTATTGGACAGAATGCGTGGACTTCACAAAGAAGGGTATACTACGATGGTATTTTGTCCGATCGGTTTCGTCTCCGATCATCTTGAGGTGCTATACGATAACGATTATGAGTGTAAAAATCTGGCCGATGAGCTAGGCGTTCATTATTTCCGCCCGCCGATGCCAAATACACACGAAATGTTCATCGGAGCGCTGGCATCTGCTGTCCTTAAGAAGCTAGAAGAAAGAAAGTGA